The Streptomyces sp. NBC_01775 genome includes a region encoding these proteins:
- a CDS encoding MFS transporter, which translates to MPTNPASPASRIRPLTLLSLGHACVDIYQGAVAALVPFFVSERAYTYAAASGVVLAASLLSSVVQPLFGALTDKWAMPWLLPVSTLVGGAGVALAGVGGSYALTLALAAVSGIGVAAYHPEAARVARRAAGGSHTAMSWFSLGGNLGFAAAPLLVSGVVATGGLRASPLLLVPALAGAALCVAALRGVRAPAAATAAGTGRTVGRDDWASFGKLSGAIVCRSVVFVGLSAFIALYVRQRTGGGEVSGTVALFVLYLGGAVGTVAGGMFAARWGRVPVVQWSYALTALAVAGVVFVPGPLLYVCVALTSAGLYVPFSLHVTLGQDYLPRRVGTAGGVTLGLTVSIGGLVSPLIGALADATTLQTALAPLIALPALGRLLLRGLKEPDMPEAVTGQTSGSTPPSLADGVVYKKS; encoded by the coding sequence GTGCCAACGAACCCGGCGAGCCCGGCCTCGCGCATCCGACCTCTCACGCTGCTGTCCCTGGGGCACGCCTGCGTGGACATCTACCAGGGCGCGGTGGCGGCCCTGGTGCCCTTCTTCGTCTCCGAGCGCGCCTACACCTACGCCGCCGCCTCCGGCGTGGTCCTGGCCGCCTCCCTTCTCTCCTCGGTTGTGCAGCCGCTGTTCGGCGCCCTCACCGACAAGTGGGCCATGCCGTGGCTGCTGCCGGTGAGCACGCTGGTGGGCGGCGCCGGAGTGGCTCTGGCCGGGGTCGGCGGCTCGTACGCCCTCACTCTCGCCCTCGCCGCGGTGTCCGGGATCGGCGTCGCGGCGTATCACCCGGAGGCCGCACGTGTGGCGCGCCGGGCCGCCGGGGGCAGCCACACCGCGATGAGCTGGTTCTCCCTCGGCGGCAACCTCGGCTTCGCCGCGGCCCCGTTGCTGGTCTCTGGCGTCGTCGCGACCGGCGGACTGCGCGCCTCCCCCCTGCTGCTCGTCCCGGCCCTCGCGGGTGCGGCGCTGTGCGTGGCCGCGCTGCGGGGGGTGCGGGCTCCCGCCGCGGCCACGGCGGCGGGCACGGGCCGGACCGTGGGCAGGGACGACTGGGCGTCCTTCGGCAAGCTGTCGGGAGCCATCGTGTGCCGCTCGGTGGTCTTCGTCGGCCTCAGCGCGTTCATCGCGCTGTACGTGCGCCAGCGCACCGGCGGCGGCGAAGTCTCCGGCACGGTGGCGCTGTTCGTGCTCTACCTCGGCGGCGCGGTGGGCACCGTGGCCGGGGGCATGTTCGCCGCCCGCTGGGGCCGGGTCCCCGTCGTCCAGTGGTCCTACGCCCTGACCGCCTTGGCCGTCGCCGGAGTGGTCTTCGTCCCCGGGCCGCTGCTGTACGTGTGCGTCGCGCTCACCTCGGCCGGGCTGTACGTGCCCTTCTCCCTCCATGTCACCCTCGGCCAGGACTACTTGCCCCGGCGGGTGGGTACCGCCGGCGGCGTGACCCTGGGCCTGACCGTCAGCATCGGGGGCCTGGTCAGCCCGCTCATCGGCGCCCTCGCCGACGCCACGACCCTCCAGACCGCTCTCGCGCCGCTGATCGCCTTGCCCGCCCTCGGCCGGCTGCTGCTGCGCGGTCTGAAGGAGCCGGATATGCCGGAGGCCGTCACCGGGCAGACCTCGGGAAGCACTCCGCCCTCGCTCGCGGACGGAGTCGTGTACAAGAAGAGCTGA
- a CDS encoding DUF5709 domain-containing protein, whose amino-acid sequence MTGDTGDGRTGGAEDLRAAGDDLRAVGDTVSTDDAAEIGEGPVEGVEPGERVERGPWSPPVEVDPPPLTRGADEGGPDTSFLTPYAEDASERTVPSDPGGDPEDEGIPDLQDGTPEQQRSSDPQQQPVPGDSPTAPTLAAPTPAELREGESLDERLAEEAPEETVADAVSGPPSEPAGRLHEDVEPMPPRRQDVYARETGVGGLSAEEEAVREVDEGAA is encoded by the coding sequence ATGACGGGAGACACCGGCGACGGGCGCACCGGAGGCGCCGAGGACCTCCGTGCCGCCGGGGACGACCTCCGTGCCGTCGGGGACACGGTCAGCACCGACGACGCCGCCGAGATCGGCGAGGGCCCCGTGGAGGGCGTCGAGCCGGGCGAGCGCGTGGAGCGGGGTCCTTGGAGCCCGCCCGTGGAGGTGGACCCGCCGCCCCTCACGCGGGGAGCGGACGAAGGAGGTCCCGACACCTCGTTCCTGACCCCCTACGCGGAGGACGCGAGTGAGCGGACGGTGCCCTCCGACCCGGGCGGCGACCCCGAGGACGAGGGCATCCCCGACCTCCAGGACGGCACCCCCGAGCAGCAGCGCTCCAGCGACCCGCAGCAGCAGCCGGTGCCCGGCGACAGCCCCACCGCCCCCACGCTGGCGGCGCCGACGCCTGCCGAGTTGCGCGAGGGGGAGTCGTTGGACGAGCGGCTTGCCGAGGAGGCGCCGGAGGAGACGGTGGCGGATGCGGTTTCCGGGCCTCCTAGCGAACCGGCGGGGCGGCTGCACGAGGATGTGGAGCCTATGCCGCCGCGGCGGCAGGATGTGTACGCGCGGGAGACGGGGGTTGGGGGGCTCTCGGCTGAGGAGGAGGCTGTGCGGGAGGTGGACGAGGGCGCTGCGTAG
- the ligD gene encoding non-homologous end-joining DNA ligase — translation MSDLLDGLPAHQRALLREAPSGAELAEKPMRAEASDRRDFGDNWIFERKLDGVRALGVREEGRERLLSRTGRRVNETYPEIVEALAAQSRADFTVDGEIVAFSDGRTDFSRLQQRMQLSTERQARASGVAVTYYVFDLLRLDGQDLTRLPLRTRKSLLRKALDFHAPLRFTQHRNQGGQRQLDEACARGWEGLIAKRADGRYLARRSPSWLKLKCEHGQEFVIGGFTDPRSARGGFGALLLGHYEDGALRYAGKVGTGYDRATLFALRAGLDELETRRSPFADPVRERGAHWVEPRLVAQIGFTEWTRDGMLRHPRFLGLRDDKKPHEVVREVPRERR, via the coding sequence ATGAGCGACCTGCTCGACGGGCTGCCCGCACACCAGCGCGCCCTGCTCCGGGAGGCGCCATCGGGCGCCGAGCTGGCGGAGAAGCCGATGCGCGCCGAGGCGAGCGACAGACGCGACTTCGGCGACAACTGGATCTTCGAACGCAAGCTGGACGGCGTACGGGCGCTCGGCGTGCGCGAGGAAGGCCGCGAGCGGCTGCTGTCGCGCACCGGGCGCCGCGTGAACGAGACCTACCCGGAGATCGTGGAGGCGCTCGCCGCACAGAGCCGCGCCGACTTCACCGTCGACGGCGAGATCGTCGCCTTCTCTGACGGACGCACCGACTTCTCCCGGCTCCAGCAGCGCATGCAGCTGAGCACGGAGCGCCAGGCGAGAGCCAGCGGCGTAGCCGTCACCTACTACGTCTTCGACCTGCTGCGGCTCGACGGCCAGGACCTCACCCGCCTCCCGCTGCGCACCCGCAAGTCCCTGCTGCGCAAGGCGCTGGACTTCCACGCCCCGCTGCGCTTCACCCAGCACCGCAACCAGGGCGGGCAGCGGCAGCTCGACGAGGCGTGCGCACGCGGCTGGGAGGGGCTGATCGCCAAGCGCGCCGACGGGCGCTATCTCGCACGCCGCTCTCCCAGCTGGCTCAAGCTCAAGTGCGAGCACGGCCAGGAGTTCGTCATCGGCGGCTTCACCGATCCGAGGAGCGCCCGGGGCGGCTTCGGCGCGCTGCTGCTCGGCCACTACGAGGACGGCGCGCTGCGCTACGCGGGCAAGGTCGGCACCGGGTACGACCGCGCCACGCTGTTCGCGCTGCGCGCTGGGCTGGACGAGCTGGAGACCCGCCGCTCCCCGTTCGCCGATCCGGTGCGTGAGCGTGGCGCGCACTGGGTGGAGCCCCGCCTCGTCGCCCAGATCGGCTTCACCGAATGGACCCGCGACGGCATGCTGCGCCACCCCCGGTTCCTGGGCCTGCGCGACGACAAGAAGCCGCACGAGGTGGTCCGCGAGGTGCCCAGGGAACGGCGCTGA
- a CDS encoding DNA polymerase ligase N-terminal domain-containing protein has translation MSGERDTLRTYRGKRRFDRTAEPQGESGPHSDEPRYVVQIHDATSLHFDFRLEWDGVLKSWSVPKGPSMDPKVKRLAMPTEDHPLDYRTFEGVIPRGEYGAGSVIVWDEGSYEPLSKDFGKALEKGHISFRLHDGKLRGDWALTRFRSGDDGEREAWLLVKENDSHASSRGTPDPWRVRSALSNRSLKRVAEDSDAEWHRSS, from the coding sequence GTGAGTGGCGAGAGGGACACGCTGAGGACGTACCGGGGCAAGCGGCGCTTCGACCGGACCGCCGAGCCCCAGGGCGAGAGCGGGCCGCACAGTGACGAGCCGCGCTACGTGGTGCAGATCCACGACGCGACGAGCCTGCACTTCGACTTCCGGCTGGAGTGGGACGGGGTGCTCAAGTCGTGGTCGGTACCCAAGGGCCCGTCGATGGACCCCAAGGTCAAGCGGCTGGCGATGCCCACCGAGGACCACCCGCTGGACTACCGCACCTTCGAGGGCGTCATCCCGCGCGGCGAGTACGGCGCCGGGTCCGTCATTGTCTGGGACGAGGGCAGCTACGAGCCGCTGTCGAAGGACTTCGGCAAGGCCCTGGAGAAGGGGCACATCTCCTTCCGGCTGCACGACGGCAAGCTGCGCGGAGACTGGGCCCTGACCCGGTTCCGCAGCGGGGACGACGGCGAGCGCGAGGCCTGGCTGCTGGTCAAGGAGAACGACAGCCACGCCTCCTCGCGCGGCACCCCCGACCCCTGGCGTGTCCGCTCGGCGCTGAGCAACCGCTCCCTCAAGCGGGTGGCCGAGGACAGCGACGCGGAATGGCACCGGTCGTCATGA
- a CDS encoding NUDIX hydrolase codes for MKPAPSVQSAPRTSVPAQQDPDDDLAVYLAAHPSPAAAVDALIRDERGRLLLVDPVYKDGWDLPGGMVDDEGLVDGLLRELHEELRPAAVRVGRLLAVDNVPATVYGRAMTACVYAVHLPLPVSAADLTLQQDELRAAEFVPEDEALARLPERLRRRTAAALAAEHGAHTAHLHDGHPAPQSPHDRQATLPSPAVAAMALAVDEAGRVLVVPAGSPGDETAQAVDAGSDTGSDAGGPGGGGGWRLPQGRVRAGERTRWAAGRTLGEVAGVGEVAVGRLLAVVERAAPPRGRARVTHVYEARAASDRRAAARWLSPATAAARLSPHEVQLLHCALEARAYGTVAHLELDAAPGPAAPSAP; via the coding sequence TTGAAGCCCGCACCGTCCGTCCAGTCCGCGCCCCGTACCTCCGTACCCGCTCAGCAGGACCCCGATGACGACCTGGCCGTATACCTCGCGGCGCACCCCTCCCCGGCCGCCGCCGTGGACGCCCTCATCAGGGACGAGCGGGGCCGTCTCCTGCTTGTCGACCCCGTCTACAAGGACGGCTGGGACCTGCCGGGCGGCATGGTGGACGACGAAGGGCTCGTGGACGGCCTGCTGCGCGAGCTCCACGAGGAGCTGCGCCCGGCCGCCGTCCGCGTCGGCAGGCTGCTGGCCGTCGACAACGTTCCCGCGACGGTCTACGGGCGGGCGATGACCGCCTGCGTGTACGCCGTCCACCTCCCGCTTCCGGTGAGCGCGGCGGACCTGACGCTCCAGCAGGACGAGCTGCGCGCGGCGGAGTTCGTACCGGAGGACGAGGCCCTGGCCCGCCTCCCCGAACGGCTGCGTCGGCGCACGGCGGCAGCGCTCGCCGCCGAACACGGCGCGCACACGGCCCACCTCCACGACGGCCACCCGGCCCCCCAGTCCCCCCACGACCGCCAGGCCACCCTCCCGTCCCCGGCGGTCGCCGCCATGGCCCTGGCGGTGGACGAGGCCGGGCGCGTACTGGTCGTGCCGGCCGGCTCGCCCGGCGACGAGACGGCCCAGGCCGTGGACGCGGGCTCGGACACAGGCTCGGACGCGGGCGGGCCGGGTGGCGGGGGCGGGTGGCGGTTGCCGCAGGGCCGGGTGCGGGCCGGGGAGCGGACCCGGTGGGCGGCGGGGCGGACATTGGGAGAGGTGGCGGGGGTGGGGGAGGTGGCGGTGGGGCGGCTGCTGGCCGTCGTCGAGCGGGCGGCGCCCCCGCGCGGACGAGCTCGGGTCACCCATGTGTACGAGGCCCGGGCGGCATCCGACAGGCGGGCTGCGGCGCGCTGGCTGTCACCTGCGACCGCGGCGGCCCGTCTCTCTCCCCACGAAGTACAGCTGCTGCACTGCGCCCTGGAGGCCCGCGCCTACGGCACGGTCGCCCATCTGGAACTGGACGCCGCGCCCGGGCCGGCGGCACCGTCCGCTCCGTGA
- a CDS encoding thioesterase II family protein translates to MSTATPQSRTPWIPFPPPDSGGRAGVRLLCFPCAGQGASVYRPWQRLLAPEIDVVPIQLPGREGRATTAPYRDMDSLMEALFPVLWEQARAAPGGYALFGHSLGAAVAFEGARRLEAAGLPARGLTVAAQRPPHVPSGRGPLHDLPRAAFMTMLGLYGQVPVELFDDPAAVELAAAALRADFTLVETYAPAPEPLLGCPVTALAGLADTSIPPVSVRGWRELTSGPFTFRPLPGGHFFVNERTEEIVGLLRSALG, encoded by the coding sequence ATGAGCACCGCCACACCGCAGAGCCGCACCCCCTGGATCCCCTTCCCGCCCCCCGACTCCGGGGGGCGGGCGGGGGTGCGGCTCCTGTGCTTTCCGTGCGCGGGTCAGGGCGCCTCCGTCTACCGTCCCTGGCAGCGGCTGCTGGCGCCGGAGATCGACGTCGTACCGATCCAGCTTCCCGGCCGGGAGGGCAGGGCCACGACTGCCCCGTACCGCGACATGGACAGCCTGATGGAGGCGCTGTTTCCGGTCCTGTGGGAGCAGGCGCGCGCCGCGCCGGGCGGCTACGCCCTGTTCGGGCACAGCCTGGGCGCCGCCGTCGCCTTCGAGGGGGCACGCCGGCTGGAGGCGGCGGGGCTGCCCGCGCGGGGGCTGACGGTGGCGGCCCAGCGCCCGCCCCATGTGCCCAGTGGCCGCGGGCCCCTGCACGACCTGCCGCGCGCGGCCTTCATGACGATGCTCGGGCTCTACGGGCAGGTGCCGGTGGAGCTGTTCGACGACCCGGCCGCCGTCGAGCTGGCCGCGGCTGCCCTGCGCGCCGACTTCACCCTCGTCGAGACCTACGCGCCCGCTCCCGAACCGCTGCTCGGCTGCCCGGTGACGGCGCTGGCCGGGCTGGCGGACACCAGCATCCCGCCGGTTTCGGTGCGCGGCTGGCGCGAGCTCACCAGCGGCCCGTTCACCTTCCGGCCCCTCCCCGGCGGGCACTTCTTCGTCAACGAGCGCACCGAGGAGATCGTGGGACTGCTGCGCTCGGCCCTCGGCTAG